From a region of the Apibacter sp. B3706 genome:
- a CDS encoding YkvA family protein has product MKVKHLVGAVSKDKSFISKIPVLFRMLRASLKGQYKPGIKNLFIFTFLIIYVLSPIDLIPDFLVGIGFLDDLTIAFFAFSKLFKEVDKYVAWEKQKHNTIVIE; this is encoded by the coding sequence ATGAAAGTAAAACATTTGGTAGGTGCAGTATCTAAAGATAAATCATTTATTTCCAAAATTCCTGTTTTATTTAGAATGTTAAGGGCTTCTCTAAAGGGGCAATATAAACCGGGAATTAAAAATCTTTTTATTTTCACCTTTTTAATTATTTATGTATTATCTCCCATTGACCTCATCCCTGACTTTTTAGTAGGCATAGGTTTTCTTGATGATTTAACTATTGCCTTTTTTGCATTTTCCAAATTATTCAAAGAAGTTGATAAGTATGTAGCATGGGAAAAGCAAAAACATAATACTATTGTCATTGAATAA
- the folE gene encoding GTP cyclohydrolase I FolE, with the protein MFNKEDEELDHFTHTEYTPIRSDAFVLSPEEKQKAIQEHFTKIMHILGLDLNDDSLKDTPKRVAKMYVNEIFGGLLPENKPEVSTFKNSYKYRQMLIEKDITVYSTCEHHFLPIIGRAHVAYFSNGKVIGLSKINRIVNYYSRRPQVQERLTRQIVEAIKEVLNTNDVACVIDAKHLCVNSRGIQDTESSTVTAELSGLFLNNPTTRKEFLHYIGIDSHFKI; encoded by the coding sequence ATGTTTAATAAAGAAGACGAAGAACTAGACCATTTCACACATACAGAATATACTCCTATTCGATCGGATGCCTTTGTTTTATCTCCTGAAGAAAAACAAAAAGCGATTCAAGAGCATTTTACTAAAATTATGCATATTCTTGGATTAGATTTGAATGACGATAGTTTAAAAGATACCCCTAAAAGGGTTGCTAAAATGTATGTAAATGAGATTTTTGGAGGACTTCTTCCCGAAAATAAACCGGAAGTGTCTACATTCAAAAATAGTTACAAGTATCGTCAAATGCTGATTGAAAAAGATATTACGGTTTATTCAACTTGTGAACATCACTTCCTGCCTATAATCGGAAGAGCACACGTTGCTTACTTTTCAAATGGAAAAGTTATCGGACTGTCTAAAATTAACCGAATCGTAAATTATTATTCCAGAAGGCCTCAGGTTCAAGAACGGCTCACCAGACAAATTGTTGAAGCTATAAAAGAAGTATTAAATACTAATGATGTGGCTTGTGTGATTGACGCTAAACATTTATGTGTTAATTCGAGAGGCATACAAGATACAGAAAGCAGCACGGTTACGGCTGAATTAAGTGGTTTGTTTTTAAACAATCCTACAACAAGAAAAGAATTTTTACATTATATTGGTATTGACTCCCATTTCAAAATTTAA